The window TGTCCTTTTTTACTGTTAATGTTTTACAAAGTAGTGGACTGATGCATTTGCTATTTACAGTGAGAATTGCCAGGGAATGGCTGCTTTACAAAAAGCATTTAGTTTTTATGACACCTATTTATGCTTTGAAACACGTTTGATTAACAAGGTGAGCAgttttcacagtgcagtttaTGCTCTTGCAATGTTTCCATTAAACATCTCCACCTAAGTACTTCTATTTGAAATTGCTTTCACATACATTTGCAACTGTCCCTGCaacaatattttctttcatCGTGTGAGAAAAATGGTAAATCCTTAACTTTTGGAAATCTGATTACTGTTTTCCTTAGGTTTATCTTTCGGTGATCCTTTTTATAGTGACTAACAGGGAACgtgtaaagacacacacacacacacaccgtctgaaaccacttgtcccatatggggttgctgggaaccggagtctaacccagcaacacagggcacaaggccggagggggaggggacacacccaggacaggacgccagtctgccacaaggcaccccaagcaggatttaaactccagacccaccagagagcaggaccccgccaaactcgctgtgccacagtgccctAGGTTATAACCACactcttaaatttgatccggaaagccaatgcagagaggcgaggaggggagatacgtggcaatgctttggcaagtcaaacaactcatgcagcagcattctgtatcagctgtagaggtttgctggcagtagcaggaaggccagagaggagagaattgcagtagtccaggcaggatatcaccatgacctggacaagtagttgcacagagtctgttTGATAAGGACGGACCCTGCAGCTGGTGTGCAGGATGTATCAGGGTTGTGGCTTTAATGTGCtcagagaaagatagacttgagtcaatcatcattCCCAGACTcaagtgagttgtccagtttgatagagttcACGACAGGAAGACAGGTCAGCTGGAaagtgaaggatctctgttttggagaggttgtgttgtaggtggtgatcagacatccatgcagagatgtacAAGCGATAGTTTTTCTTCTTGGGTGTTAAAGCTGAAGACTGAACTCtatttgaaaaaatatcacTTGTGATGCTCAGGGACTTTGTAATGTGGTAAAGCAACACAACAGCTATGATCATTGTGGTACCTACTGCCTTCAGTAGGACATATACTGTGTATAGTCCTGTGTGGGGTCAcaatgaactggagcctatccgaGAAACATTGTGTGCAAGGTTAAGGATGTACTTCCTAGGTGCAATgcaagtccattgcaggacagcTACACACTCATTCATGCACACACTTAAGACAATTTAATCACTAATCTCCCTGAGCTGCATGTCTTAGAACTGCGAAAGGAAATCAGAGTACCCAAAGGAAACTCATGGTGAAGAGCTTCAAACTGAACACAGACTCTGTGGGAGGACCAAACCTATTTTCTCTCGTATCTCCCAAGCACTATGAAGTggcaacgctactcactgtgccaccatgctgctctaaaatacaaatttcagattatttattttaaaatgcattttgtccTCTCACCCATTAGCTGGCAGTGAAACACAAAAGTCAGtatttttacatacacacatcatctgaaccacttgtcccatagagggctttggggaaccagagcctaacctggcaacacagggcgtaaggctggagggggaagggacacacccaggacgggatgccagtccgtcacaaggcacccgaagtgggactcgaaccccagacccccccagagagtaggacctggtccaatctactgcgccaccgctctccccttatttttacatattacagCTTTATCCAGAACTTTACAGAAGGTAagctataaataaatcaaagaacaTCTGTATGATCAACCTGATTTTTGAGATAAAAGGCTAGAAGCTGACAAATGTTGTACAGTTATGGGATTCATCAGTCACCATTTTGGACTGTGTAGAAGGTTGgtaatttgttaattttaatatggcttgaaatctgtaaaaataagagaaattgttaaattacactttttctgACAGCTCCATGAAGTTGCCCCCTCTACAAACAGTACAGATTCACCCAGCCAGGTCGACACGACCAGTGGAAAAAAGACAACTGTTAACGTTGAggttctctcttttttttgtaaatgaacaACAGTACTGAAAACGTACAATGTTTCCAGcgcatttcttcatttgtgccGTTTGTAGGGGGGCTAACTTCACGGTTCCAGGTGACGTCACGAGAAATACtattctttatatttaaaaaagtaaaatagatAGGGCCGCAATTCAAATGGCACAAATGATGCACTAAGAAATGAGCCTGAATTTGAGTTTCTCCGGCATTGTAGGGTGGCTGGAGTGAGGTCACATGCCATGGGAACATCCTTTAATATCTCCAGAATGGCACAAATGCAGCCCTAATGAATGAGCCCGAATTCGAGTTCCTGCGGCGTTgtaggggggctggagtgacgtcacttccgaaataaataaatgttaatatctcagaAACTGCAACAGCACAAATTCCAATTTTTACGGCACAAAACGGCAGAAACgtagcactaacgaatcatgagattgttttcatttgtgctgtttgtaggggggcaaCTTCACGGAGCTTTTTCTGACATCTTTGCAGAATGTAACCACAAAATAATTTGAAGGGTGTCTGTATTACATGATAAAGAATACAAGAACACATTACTGGAGTAAAACACCATGGTTGGTAAAAAGGAACTTATATGAAAAGagaagaacaatttttttttaaattttacccAGCATCAAATGTCACTCATTTCAGAGATAGGAATAAAAGCCTAGGAGGACTATTTTAACAAGGCAGACTTCTGGTGATTCACATAGGGTAGACATTAACCTGTAATGACCCACAGATATTTCTGTCACTTCTTTGTGTCTTCACCTCTTTGCATGGTAAATTTTGTTGCAGCCTACtgatttattcactttaaattTCAAATGATTAAAACAATGCAGATTCATCTGTAATAATCTAACTTTAACAACTGAAAACTAAAATAATGGGATCAGCAGAACACGatttgagaagttttttttttttttttttattttattttattttacaaagaaCAGCTTAAGTGACAACCTAACAAACAGTTGCAATGAAACCGAAAACAGAATACACCACAGATACCATAAAAATCATGGGAACAGCCAGCCTAGAAGACAGTATTGCATAGACTGTCATAAAGCACATACCACAGCTGCAATTGTGCACAACCAGCATGTATCTTATATCAAAGTATAGTTAAAGTATTGGCTAGAGAATGGACCTTCAATCTAGATGGAGAAACGAGCAGGATATACAAATGATTACTAGCTGGAGTGTGGTTTTCATGCAGTTATTTcctagaaaacaaaaaaacaagagaaactCATGTCCACATTTATGAAAGTACTGGCTGTTTTGCTTACTAAAACAAAATGATTTCCTAGTTAAATCCTTACAaagattttaaaaggaaaattacaAAGCAGtcgtttttctttgtttttagtCTTATTAAAGCAGGAGAAATTAAACCTATGCAGTAAtcattgctgtcatttttcaaCACTGACAGCCTAACATATTtgctgttttacatattttatactGCAAACTATCTGTGacatgcacacttttttttcctagaaaattcagataaaatgaagccaaatttatttaaaaaaaaaaaaaaatgcaaatttataaacagaaggaaattctGAGAGTGACCTTACCTGCCATTAAAAAGCAAGATGAGATTGTTGACTGCAGCTGAAGTGGATTGCTGGTTCTGACCTGTCACAAGGTGTCTATCCAGAACCACATGAATGGCATCCTCTATGCTGGCTGTTAAATGGGATttttataaaacaataatacagATCTTTATGGTCAGCCATTCACTTAATTTGTTTATGCCATTTTTGATTAAAACTAAGGGgggcaggtggcgcagcggccttggccaggtcctgctctctggcgggtctggggttcaagtcccgcctggggtgccttgcaatggactggcgtcccgccctgggtgtaccccctccacctccagccttgcgccctgtgttaccgagttcggctccggctcgccgcgaccctgcttgggacaagcggtttcagacaatgtgtgtgtaattaaaattacaatttctCAAAGAAGGCAACACTGTCTGCTACGTGAGCAGccaagccacacacacacacacacacacacacacacacacacacacacacacactaaaaccgCATGTGCTGAGCGGGATTGCGGCAAACCGgcgcctaatccggcaacacagcaacaggacacaaggctgtaagtggaggggacacacccaggacgggacgccagtccgacgcaaggcaccccaagcaggacttgaaccccagacacagacagcgggacccggccaagcccgctgcgccatcgcaccccccccaaccagGCCAGACACTACATAGTCTAAAGAAAGAAGTTGGAATCAGCTGGACTCACCAGTGTAAGACCCACCACTGTCCTTCACAAAGTCTTCCACTATAAGAGGCAAATTTGCAAAGTTGGAATGCCGGACCAGTTCAAACACTGATGGCTGAAACAGAGGTACATTTAGAAACTACAGCAAACAAATATTACAGTGCTTAAGCAGATTAACTAGATTTCATTTGACTAAAGAGAACATGATACAGAAATCAGAATGATAACCAGACTTCTTTACACGCATAAATATATGAAGCATGCCAAGTTATAAAATGGAAAAGACAATTTTGAATGACTTATCAGTAGCAAACAAGGCAAATTTTCCCTagcaaacaataaatatatttagaaaaatacaaatgacagaTGTGATCAAATTCTCCTAGGTCATCTAAGGTCTACAAATAACCTTTAATGCATTTACTACACTTCTTAATTTACTTTGTGTAGCATAATGGATGGATTGGATTGCGGCTGCAGAGACAGAAATTATACCCAAAGTGAGAGTATAATGGATCACAAAAGGGCCAGAAATCACATACCCCTGTCATACTATAGCCACTGAAAATCCACCGCTGTTCCTCTGTGGCGCAGCACAGCGCAGAAACGCCATGTCCAATGGCACAGACGGGCTCTGTGGCGcatacacacatcacacactgtAAAAGGGCTGTGTCTTCATCTTCGCCATGCACTGGCCCATGCTAAAATCACTAGTTCCTTCCATCTGCACTACAACGCACACATTACATGTTCAGCTAActcaagccaaaaaaaaaagaactataaGTAGAGTGTTTGAGCATGCTAACTCAGaggtttactttaaaacatAAGTTCTTAACATACAGTTCATGGACCCCTTTAGGTTCAAGGGTGGGTATTAGAAGAGTTTGTAAAGCACAGGCTTCCTTTGAAAATAAGTGTTCttaaattttaacaattttacttGTTACTAGTAGGCAGTTATCGAAGTTTCATTGGACTAAACTGAAAGCAGTATTGCCATTGAATTCATTTTTGGTCCTTACCTGTAATTCTTAAAGGGGTTCATGCCCAAAAGATTAAGAACCGGTGGTTTACGCAGAtttcaaaagtaaaacattGGAAGGATTTTGCTTTAAACATTATTTGAGAGTCTAGGCAGAATTAAGTATAGGAGCATTAGCAAATGCAGGAAAAGGTCAACAGATAATTAGGCTTAAACTAAGCAACTGAACATCTGCCTCACTTATGGCATAGGCCTCAGTAAATCTGAAAAAGAGAGTAACAGCACAACAGCACAATTCACAGAACCAAGGAAAAACTACTGGGTTTTatgtaaagaagaaaaaattaaaatacaaagttTAAAAGACTCACTCTGCTGGGAGACAAAATGAGCAAGAATGCGGGCCAGGGACCCACTGTGTGCCAGGTCACCGAGCGCACCGGGGCAGTCTGGGATGAGCAGGGCATTGTACCGTGCTCCTACAGTGCAAATCCACGTAACACTTTCAGCCACATAAATGCAAAGGTAATTTTTAGGCTTAtgattgttataataataaccACATTGTACTATGTGTAATGTGTAACAGACATGCAGGGTACAATGTGTATCTGGCTATATTGGCCATGTGCtagcaaaatgaagaaaatgtaaactatGAGATGTCTGACCATCTATGGACTCCAGTTTTGCTGGGTTGGCGTAAGGCTTCACGCTGAATTCCTGGACCCATCTCGAAGAGCCTTCGTCAACCCCGACAAAGTCAATAGGTTTACCCTGTAATATACACAGACCAAAACCTGTCTCCATAGAGTGTGAAATACTGCATATGCTGAGtttattcaaataaaacacCTTTTAATACCTACCTTacacctggaaaaaaatattattgaaCAGTTCCGAAAATATCGAATGCACAGACTGAGGTGTATATGGTTTAATCTTCGACGAAATGGAAGTATCCCTTCCTGAAGAAATTCACTGTACCCCACCACactttccaagaaaaaaaaacaagttccaTAAGTCAAGGGAGGGTAAAATTATAAGACACTTAAATATAAGatactttatttatattaatatgtgTATATGCAAACATTCTGGGGATCGCAACTGCAGGTTTTCACCCAAAGCGGCAGCAGATGTGGAATTCATGGTGGAGCAGTTGATCTTGAGCTTGGTTTTGCATGCATGCactcattttttgtttcttgctcGCACTTACCCCAGGTGTTGCTGTCTGCACGTTGAAGGCAGCGCTGCATAGGGTGAAGGACTGCAGGAAAGACTGGGCAGAGACCCCTGGAGGGCCAGGGAGGGAGAGCTCCGATAAACAAGTATATAACCACAAACCTCTTGCCCATACAAAGAGATACAGAGCTACCATTTTTATATCCGAACGTACATCTAATCCGATTCTTTCCTTTACTAACGAACAGAAAACGTTCAATCATATTTGCTTAGCTTCAATATAAAAAGAAGACTGTTGAAAACTTCATGATCATAGAAAGAGTACTATTAGGATGACCTCAAGACTCAGCTAGTCTCTACACCCCACCAAGAGTCCTGCAGTCCTCCAGCTCTGGCTACTGGTGGTCCCacaaggtccaaaatcaaaagttatATCTTCTCGGTGATAGAATGAGGaccagcaccccccacccccaatccCAATCCCCATCCCCAATCCAAATCCCTTCCagcagcattcaagaagaagaCCGCATTTCTCTTTCGAAACAACTTCTCTTCCCTCCTACAGACAGGGCCATAATTTGCACGACAGCATTCGTTGCCTTTtgcatcatgatgatcatgattcCCCCAGATCAGAGTCGATTCTGTGGCAAATCATGAAATGAACTCGACAAACTAAAAACTGGGCTTCTTCTGTATCATGTATGTAAGCTTTTTGCTGTTTACTTCCGAGGAAAATCGTGTGCTAAATGTGAAAAGTAAGTCTTGCCTGTAAACAGTAAAGAGGATTTAATCCAGAAAACCAACCTTGAGCAGCTCCACTCGCCACTATGAGACAGGTCGGTTTGGATGACATGACGGTGACGTCGTCAGCCGGTTTATTAACTTAAGTCTTAAGCAACTCTACCGAGTGCAATTCTGCAGAGATCGATCAGACTGGCTTCTTCTCCGTCCTTTTTCAATGGAAGTCCATCAGCGTTTACTAAACCGATAAAACGAGAGGCCCAACAACTGATCGTTAGTAGCGTACAACCTACAACGATAGTACGTAACACAACTCGTCTGCAAACTCCGTTAGGCGTGCGCCTTGATTCTTTGTCCCTCCAGGAAACAAATGGAGCTGAATGGTTCCGTGGTACTATAACTACTGACGCAGCGAGAGGGAGACCAACTCGGCAACCGATAAACTCAgttatatacagtttttttccctctttttcaaAACGTTATTAAATTCCACAAATTTGAAAGACACTCCAAAAATACAAGACACTTTAGCACATCTTCCATTAAAATCCTTCTTTTTCATTAGATTGTAGCTAGAGATTTTTTCACTCATCTGTGTGCTCTACACAAACCCTTGTAGTAAATACACAGACTAAATGTCAGAGGTTAAAACAACAATTATAAATAACCACATTAAAGATAACAACTTGAGACTTTAAAACCCTATAACTTAAAGCTTTTTTATTGGCTTTATGCATAGCACAGGGTCAAAGAAGCACCAAGAAAAAAGCAattatgtccacatacatagatAGAACGAGGGCTCATGGTCAGAAGGTATGACATCATCATAGGTATGATCATGAAGaactttctaataactttcaGAAGGCTGTCCAAACATTCCAGAAATCATTAAAATTGTCATGCAAACTGACCTGGAgactttgcatttaaagcacagctgtgaTGTCCCCCGGGAAAATCGGAGAAGGTCAAGGTGCTGTGAAGTGAGacagattctgtgaatgagcttTCATTTCTTCTTGGATGCTGAGGGTGGTGCAGACAGGGAAGATTTTTGCACATAGCCTATAGATGACTATTCATGCTTGCTAAAAGACAAGAAGGCAAGGTTCAGTTCATGAATCTAGCTCAGTGCATCAAGAGAGCCAGTACCAGTATTTGATTAAAGGTATATAATGCagaaccccctcccccacatggagctactggagacaGGGTTCTTGGACAATGCTCTTTCTTtcatggatcagaatggattaccagcccaccaaaggtgtctggttccacgcTGTTCAActcaacaggtaaaaatttctccattcatcatttccgacaattaaaatgtttcttaaataaataaatcctaaaaaaccgtcatgccaataataaaatgtaaaataaaaaaaaaagaaaaatcagtaaaaccaactaatataaagaaTACATGACAGGACccttaaaacactaaaaacatacccctaggcttaaaaccataaataattaaaaggaacttacccagTAACTCTACTGCTCAAGAGGGGCAGTCCCCTTGCCTTTttccagggtgttaccatacacttTACCTACCGCTCTTGGATGTTTTCCTTTTCGCAACACATCTCCCCTGTTGACATTTTAGTAAAACAGGTGAACAGTACAATACATGTACACAATGAGGAAGAGTTAAAAAACACCCACACCATAAACTAACCTACACTACACCACACTAAAccacaaaataaacaacaacaattaataaatgaattaatacaaaacacaccacacatgttgtcatttaaaaatgactacttgaaagtgcaataagtgcaataggttattttttaaaaaatgtgcaattaaataaattaattcattttaattcccCTGCTTGCTTGTTCTTCTAGGGTTAccgtggcaatagggagagcagagaagcccagacatccccGTCCCTCcgaacttcctccagctcaacacgagggatccccagccgctcccaggccaactgggagatataatctctccagcggctCCTGGGTTGCCCTTGGAGCCTTGTCCTGGTTGGCCGtacctggtatacctccaaagggaggcgcccagggggcatctttACCatatgcccgaaccacctcaactggctactctcaatgcggaggagtagcggctctactctgagttcctcctggatggccgaactcctcaccctgtcacggagagtgagtcccaacaccctgcggagaaaactcatttcagccacttgtatccacattcttattcttttggtcattacacagagttcatgaccataggtgagggcaGGGACGTAGACCGACTAGTAAATACAGAGCTTTGCCtaatggctcagctcccccttcaccactacagccTGGTGCAGCatccgcattactgctgctgctgctcccagtctgcagccgatctcactcTCCCTTGTCCtttcactcgtgaacaagaccccaagatatttgaactcctccacctggggcaaattctctccccttacctggagggggcatgccatccttttccgtgagagaaccatggactcagacttggaggtgctgatcctcatatcaaccgcttcacactcggctgcaaaccgttccagtgcgtgttggaggcaccCATGTAATGgcgccaaaaggacaacatcatccgcaaaaagcaaagacatcaccttccgactccaacaaagaatgccctcctgaccttggctgcgCCTTGAtttcctgtccatg of the Scleropages formosus chromosome 7, fSclFor1.1, whole genome shotgun sequence genome contains:
- the gatd1 gene encoding glutamine amidotransferase-like class 1 domain-containing protein 1; translation: MSSKPTCLIVASGAAQGVSAQSFLQSFTLCSAAFNVQTATPGGKPIDFVGVDEGSSRWVQEFSVKPYANPAKLESIDGARYNALLIPDCPGALGDLAHSGSLARILAHFVSQQKPVCAIGHGVSALCCATEEQRWIFSGYSMTGPSVFELVRHSNFANLPLIVEDFVKDSGGSYTASIEDAIHVVLDRHLVTGQNQQSTSAAVNNLILLFNGRK